A genomic region of Methanolacinia paynteri contains the following coding sequences:
- a CDS encoding PEGA domain-containing protein has translation MKKMFVLIAAVSILAALLPLSVSAETIGGDQGWINVYCNVDGASVYFDGQYKGEIVNGIYTQAVYSTGTPYHSISVEKSGYSTWSEELDTNPGMGESMNVYATINPVTVVPTLIGGDVGYYTVYCNVDGADVYFNSDYKGQTANGELTVEVYTTGTPYTTYTVSKSGYTSFTAQISEYPAAGETDKLYATLVASQPTATQGSPVSVFAVIGALIAGLVGFALIAKKN, from the coding sequence ATGAAGAAAATGTTCGTTTTAATCGCAGCCGTTTCGATACTTGCTGCATTACTGCCTCTTTCGGTATCTGCTGAAACAATCGGCGGAGATCAGGGATGGATTAATGTCTATTGTAACGTTGACGGAGCATCTGTGTATTTCGATGGTCAATACAAGGGAGAGATTGTTAACGGGATCTATACCCAGGCAGTCTATTCGACAGGTACGCCCTATCATTCAATAAGTGTTGAAAAATCAGGATACTCTACATGGTCTGAAGAGCTGGATACAAATCCCGGAATGGGAGAATCCATGAATGTGTATGCCACAATCAATCCGGTCACAGTAGTACCTACGTTAATCGGTGGGGATGTCGGTTACTATACAGTCTACTGCAATGTTGACGGAGCAGATGTCTACTTCAACTCCGACTACAAGGGCCAGACTGCGAATGGTGAACTTACAGTAGAGGTCTATACGACCGGAACACCCTATACGACATATACAGTCAGCAAGTCCGGCTATACATCATTTACAGCCCAGATCTCCGAGTATCCTGCAGCAGGAGAGACCGATAAACTCTATGCCACGCTTGTCGCATCACAGCCCACAGCCACGCAGGGAAGTCCGGTTTCAGTATTCGCAGTGATAGGGGCATTGATTGCAGGTCTTGTAGGATTTGCTTTAATTGCAAAAAAGAACTAA
- a CDS encoding response regulator, which yields MPEKILILDDEKPILEIMSLFLRRKGNEVSCFSSGTKALESLRQESEAGVPYTVAILDVSVPGDRGARELVGPMKETNPGLKVIISSGDSVEGAMENPSLYGFSASLKKPFRAADIDKAIEEARKK from the coding sequence ATGCCTGAAAAAATTCTCATATTGGATGATGAAAAGCCAATACTTGAGATTATGTCTTTGTTTTTAAGGAGAAAGGGGAATGAAGTCTCCTGCTTTTCCAGCGGAACGAAGGCCCTTGAAAGCCTCAGGCAGGAATCGGAAGCAGGCGTCCCTTATACTGTGGCAATACTCGATGTATCCGTACCTGGAGATCGTGGTGCCAGGGAACTTGTCGGACCGATGAAAGAGACAAATCCCGGTCTGAAGGTAATCATATCCAGCGGTGATTCTGTAGAAGGAGCGATGGAAAATCCGTCTTTGTATGGATTTTCAGCTTCACTAAAAAAACCGTTTCGGGCAGCCGATATCGATAAAGCCATTGAAGAAGCCAGGAAAAAATAA
- a CDS encoding transporter substrate-binding domain-containing protein yields the protein MLNLIISPGYAAYSEDQVLVVGADEYFPPYEYIDYNGRAAGFNIDIMNAVAEEMSLNISVQPGPWHEVRNDLESGKIDFISGMFYSEERDEVVNFSEPYISVSHAIFVREGSDISGPEDLKGKEIVVEEGDIMHDYALGLDSSNTIITTHNQSEALLLLASGKYDAALLSKLHGEHLIMQYGIAGIITAGPPLEIREYCVAASANASNLLPVINEGLVIIRNNGKYDEIYKKWFGVFEEREFFLTLINIVIFILLPVIILLAIALIWSVSLRRKLTKTSSELEDELVKQERVKKALQESKDKYEVLFNSLNEGVFLCEYDPVKKSGRIIEVNDTACRRLGYTREEMMGKNLFDITRMLSYDCETLVEKLTKEKNEISYYAEHVRKDRSVFPVHVKARRLTYGGGEYVLQLARDITKEREFGEREAEALKKIEMNLIQLATLNDEIRNPLTVIAGVTDMETKDSRNIILDQVRRIDEIISRLDRSWIESAKIREFLKKHMEINEKDELSEKK from the coding sequence ATGCTTAATTTAATAATATCGCCGGGATATGCCGCTTATTCTGAAGATCAGGTTCTGGTGGTCGGCGCTGACGAATATTTCCCCCCCTATGAGTATATAGATTATAACGGCCGTGCCGCAGGTTTCAATATAGACATAATGAATGCAGTCGCCGAGGAAATGTCGCTCAATATCAGCGTACAGCCCGGCCCCTGGCATGAAGTGAGGAACGATCTCGAAAGCGGCAAAATCGACTTCATAAGCGGTATGTTCTACTCCGAAGAGCGGGATGAGGTGGTCAATTTTTCAGAACCATACATCTCCGTCTCGCATGCAATATTCGTAAGGGAAGGTTCGGATATAAGCGGCCCTGAAGACCTGAAGGGAAAGGAGATTGTCGTCGAAGAAGGGGACATCATGCATGACTACGCCCTGGGGCTCGACAGTTCGAATACGATAATTACCACGCACAACCAGTCCGAGGCACTTTTACTTCTTGCCTCGGGAAAATACGACGCAGCCCTCCTTTCGAAGCTGCACGGGGAGCACCTGATTATGCAGTACGGAATTGCAGGAATCATCACGGCGGGTCCTCCCCTGGAGATAAGGGAATACTGTGTTGCCGCTTCTGCAAATGCAAGCAACCTCCTTCCCGTAATAAATGAAGGCCTAGTAATAATCAGGAACAATGGAAAGTACGATGAGATCTACAAAAAATGGTTCGGTGTTTTTGAAGAGAGGGAATTCTTTCTTACACTGATAAATATTGTAATTTTCATTCTTCTGCCTGTTATTATCCTCCTCGCCATAGCATTGATCTGGTCTGTTTCCCTGAGAAGAAAACTGACTAAGACCTCGTCAGAACTGGAGGATGAACTGGTAAAACAGGAAAGAGTCAAAAAGGCGTTGCAGGAGAGCAAAGATAAGTATGAAGTCCTGTTTAATTCTTTAAATGAGGGAGTATTTCTCTGTGAATATGATCCTGTCAAAAAAAGCGGCAGGATAATCGAGGTAAACGATACGGCCTGCCGCCGCCTGGGTTATACCCGTGAAGAAATGATGGGGAAGAATCTCTTCGATATTACCCGGATGCTCTCCTACGATTGTGAAACCCTGGTTGAAAAACTTACCAAAGAAAAGAATGAGATATCGTACTATGCGGAGCATGTGAGAAAAGACAGATCCGTATTCCCTGTACATGTCAAGGCACGCCGTCTTACTTATGGCGGCGGAGAATATGTCCTCCAGCTCGCGCGTGACATCACGAAAGAGAGAGAATTTGGTGAACGCGAGGCCGAAGCCCTGAAAAAAATCGAGATGAACCTGATACAGCTCGCAACTCTTAATGATGAGATTCGCAATCCTCTTACCGTGATCGCCGGAGTGACGGATATGGAGACGAAAGATTCCAGGAATATTATCCTTGATCAGGTTAGAAGGATCGACGAGATAATCAGCAGGCTTGATCGCAGCTGGATCGAATCGGCAAAGATAAGAGAATTCCTCAAAAAGCACATGGAAATTAACGAAAAAGACGAATTATCCGAAAAAAAATGA
- the pdxT gene encoding pyridoxal 5'-phosphate synthase glutaminase subunit PdxT, which yields MEIKAGVLALQGDVSEHLDAFDRTLDSIKDIDGYEVFALKRPEDVESCQAIAIPGGESTTISRLIDRNNLREPLKTFSGGIFATCAGMVLSASRIVDDDDVKPLSIMDIEVRRNAFGRQKDSFESEIQIEGLSEPFRAVFIRAPVAVSAGPGVKVIGKIDDGIVAAMQGKNMVLAFHPELGDDLRLHELFIRNLIAELKL from the coding sequence GTGGAAATTAAGGCAGGAGTTCTTGCCCTCCAGGGAGACGTCAGTGAGCATCTTGATGCATTTGACCGAACCCTGGACTCTATAAAGGATATTGACGGTTATGAGGTCTTCGCCCTGAAAAGGCCGGAAGATGTCGAATCATGCCAGGCCATTGCAATACCGGGCGGAGAGTCGACCACAATATCGCGCCTGATCGACAGGAATAACCTGAGGGAGCCGTTAAAGACTTTCAGTGGAGGGATATTCGCCACCTGCGCCGGCATGGTGCTTTCTGCCTCGAGGATCGTCGATGATGATGACGTAAAGCCGTTATCCATAATGGATATCGAAGTGAGGCGGAACGCCTTCGGGAGGCAGAAGGACTCTTTCGAATCGGAAATACAGATAGAAGGCCTTTCGGAGCCGTTCAGGGCTGTCTTCATCCGGGCACCGGTTGCAGTCTCGGCAGGACCCGGGGTGAAAGTCATCGGAAAGATAGATGACGGGATCGTCGCAGCAATGCAGGGCAAAAATATGGTTCTTGCGTTTCACCCGGAACTGGGGGACGATCTCAGGCTTCACGAGCTTTTTATCAGGAACCTGATCGCGGAATTGAAGCTTTAG
- the pdxS gene encoding pyridoxal 5'-phosphate synthase lyase subunit PdxS — protein sequence MKLEELRFGTELIKRGFASMQKGGVIMDVVNAEQAVIAEEAGAVAVMALERVPADIRKAGGVARMADTAIVEEIIDAVTIPVMGKARIGHFVEARVLEAIGVDMIDESEVLTPADEEFHIDKKEFTVPFVCGARNLGEACRRIAEGAAMIRTKGEAGTGNVVEAVRHMRSITGEIRMLQGMSSQETAAYARSIEAPVDIVAECAKLGRLPVVNFSAGGIATPADAALMMQLGADGVFVGSGIFKSEKPSVMASAIVQAVDHFTDAKVIAEVSRGLGDAMPGLDVHLLREDEVLSTRGN from the coding sequence ATGAAACTTGAGGAATTACGTTTCGGAACAGAACTTATCAAGAGAGGTTTTGCTTCGATGCAGAAGGGCGGCGTAATAATGGACGTCGTTAATGCAGAACAGGCTGTAATTGCAGAAGAGGCAGGCGCAGTTGCGGTAATGGCCCTTGAGCGTGTTCCGGCAGATATAAGGAAGGCTGGCGGTGTCGCAAGGATGGCGGACACCGCAATAGTCGAAGAGATCATCGATGCGGTCACGATCCCGGTAATGGGAAAGGCAAGGATCGGCCATTTCGTCGAAGCGAGAGTGCTTGAGGCAATCGGCGTCGATATGATCGACGAGAGCGAGGTCCTCACACCAGCCGACGAGGAATTTCATATAGATAAAAAAGAGTTCACAGTTCCTTTCGTATGCGGCGCCAGGAATCTCGGGGAGGCCTGCAGGAGAATTGCAGAAGGGGCTGCAATGATCAGGACGAAAGGCGAAGCAGGCACAGGCAATGTTGTCGAGGCCGTCAGGCACATGAGATCGATTACGGGCGAGATCAGGATGCTCCAGGGAATGTCATCACAGGAGACTGCGGCTTATGCAAGAAGCATCGAAGCTCCTGTCGACATCGTCGCCGAATGTGCAAAACTGGGAAGACTTCCTGTAGTAAACTTTTCTGCGGGAGGCATTGCAACGCCCGCAGATGCCGCATTGATGATGCAGCTCGGTGCCGACGGCGTGTTTGTGGGATCGGGAATATTCAAGTCTGAAAAACCTTCAGTTATGGCCTCCGCAATCGTTCAGGCGGTTGATCACTTCACCGATGCTAAAGTCATCGCCGAAGTCAGCCGCGGCCTCGGAGATGCAATGCCCGGCCTCGATGTACACCTGTTAAGGGAAGACGAGGTGCTTTCCACCCGTGGAAATTAA
- the hypF gene encoding carbamoyltransferase HypF, which translates to MRKSGQIIIRGIVQGVGFRPFVYSEAEKYGIRGSVKNLGSEVRIIAFGDHFDEFLKSVSKGTILSRIDSVEVLDPEENADHHPRDFRIVESGTGELTGFIPPDVAICDECVKDIFEKDGRYENYWATSCVNCGPRYSIIREIPYDRERTTMNDFPCCPECEREYSSPRSRRHHAQTIACENCGPALELLDKNGKHVDTDDPIVKTAELLDEGRVFAIRGIGGYHLVCIESSALKLKKCLGRTEQPLAVMGLWDTVEDICDVSPEEKETLSGPEHPIMVLYKKDPASHPDISNLNTLGCMLPYTGFHHLLFSHLKNPLLIMTSANSPGNPMITETGEAVKKLSDCVDYFLSHNRHIQNRCDDSVVREGYIIRLSRGYAPKRIGIDLGSAVILGVGPELNSNATIYKGGFTYTSPHVGNVRNPPTLGYLRETVEKMGRIIGAEYDFIAHDLHPQFLSTRYAKEIAESKGLETVAVQHHRAHIAAVTTEPCIGIAIDGVGYGDDGKIWGGEIFAGEITDLKRVGHLETVLMPGGDLATRFPGRMLYGIMQSDEVLELLSARGWGDMELGVLKKQVERRFNVAETSSTGRVLDAASALLDICRERTYDGEPAMKLESVASAGRCESWDLEYTSDEAGMVLSTRGLLETALEKSGTMNIPDLAASFQYNLARGVAHMAVMAAEKYGLEDVAVSGGVAYNHNIRTTIIDELKKNNLKPLLNRELPLGDGCISFGQCVLAGLLMR; encoded by the coding sequence ATGCGTAAAAGTGGTCAGATAATAATAAGGGGAATAGTACAGGGAGTGGGTTTCAGGCCCTTCGTGTACTCGGAGGCAGAAAAATACGGAATCAGGGGTTCGGTGAAAAATCTCGGAAGTGAAGTCAGGATCATTGCATTCGGAGATCATTTCGATGAATTCCTCAAATCTGTTTCAAAAGGGACCATCCTTTCAAGGATAGATTCAGTCGAGGTACTGGATCCTGAAGAAAATGCAGATCATCACCCCCGGGATTTCAGGATTGTCGAAAGCGGAACAGGAGAACTCACCGGATTTATCCCGCCGGATGTCGCCATCTGTGACGAATGTGTAAAGGATATCTTTGAAAAAGACGGCAGGTACGAGAATTACTGGGCGACGTCATGTGTCAACTGCGGCCCACGATACAGCATCATCAGGGAGATCCCATATGACAGGGAAAGAACGACGATGAACGACTTCCCCTGCTGCCCTGAATGCGAAAGAGAATACTCCAGCCCGCGATCGCGGCGCCATCATGCACAGACCATAGCCTGCGAAAATTGCGGCCCCGCCCTCGAACTGCTTGACAAAAACGGCAAACATGTCGACACAGATGATCCCATAGTGAAGACCGCCGAACTTCTCGATGAAGGCCGGGTATTTGCGATCAGGGGAATTGGCGGTTATCATCTGGTCTGTATCGAGAGTTCAGCCCTGAAACTCAAGAAGTGCCTCGGAAGGACAGAGCAGCCGCTTGCGGTCATGGGCCTCTGGGATACCGTCGAAGACATCTGCGATGTCTCCCCGGAGGAGAAAGAGACCCTGTCCGGCCCGGAGCACCCGATTATGGTGCTTTATAAAAAAGATCCGGCATCGCATCCCGATATCTCAAACCTCAATACGCTCGGGTGCATGCTGCCTTACACGGGTTTTCACCACCTCCTCTTTTCGCACCTCAAAAACCCGCTGTTGATCATGACGAGCGCCAATTCTCCCGGAAATCCCATGATCACAGAAACGGGTGAGGCAGTAAAGAAACTGTCAGATTGTGTCGATTACTTCCTCTCCCATAACCGCCATATTCAAAACAGGTGTGACGATTCGGTTGTAAGAGAGGGCTATATCATCCGCCTGTCGAGAGGTTATGCACCGAAGAGGATCGGGATCGACCTCGGTTCAGCAGTAATTCTCGGGGTGGGCCCGGAACTGAATTCGAACGCGACAATATACAAGGGCGGATTCACGTATACGTCCCCCCACGTCGGAAATGTAAGGAACCCGCCGACACTCGGCTATCTCAGGGAAACTGTTGAAAAAATGGGAAGGATCATTGGGGCAGAATATGATTTTATCGCACACGATCTCCATCCACAGTTCCTCTCGACAAGGTACGCTAAAGAGATTGCCGAATCTAAGGGCCTTGAAACCGTGGCGGTTCAGCATCACCGCGCCCACATTGCGGCAGTAACCACCGAACCCTGTATAGGTATCGCGATCGACGGTGTCGGCTACGGTGACGACGGAAAGATCTGGGGCGGGGAGATCTTCGCAGGCGAAATCACCGATCTAAAAAGAGTAGGTCACCTGGAAACCGTTTTGATGCCCGGCGGTGACCTGGCCACCCGCTTCCCCGGGAGAATGTTATACGGAATAATGCAGTCGGACGAAGTCCTAGAACTCCTCTCAGCGAGAGGCTGGGGCGATATGGAACTCGGGGTTTTGAAGAAACAGGTTGAAAGGAGATTCAACGTGGCAGAGACCAGCAGTACCGGGAGAGTCCTCGATGCCGCTTCAGCCCTTCTCGACATCTGCCGCGAAAGAACATACGACGGGGAACCGGCGATGAAACTTGAATCGGTAGCCTCAGCCGGTAGATGTGAGTCATGGGACCTGGAATATACGAGCGATGAAGCGGGGATGGTTCTCTCGACAAGGGGCCTGCTTGAAACAGCACTTGAGAAATCAGGAACCATGAATATCCCCGATCTTGCTGCATCATTCCAGTACAATCTCGCCAGAGGAGTTGCACATATGGCTGTAATGGCTGCCGAGAAATACGGCCTCGAGGATGTCGCAGTCAGCGGCGGAGTGGCATACAACCATAATATCAGGACGACTATAATCGATGAGCTGAAGAAGAACAACCTGAAACCCCTCCTCAACAGGGAACTACCGCTGGGAGACGGATGCATCTCTTTCGGGCAGTGCGTCCTTGCAGGCCTTCTGATGAGATGA
- a CDS encoding ArsR family transcriptional regulator has translation MTGHIRIVNDPIDLVPLLITFNNPEYKLIYDRLSKNWMTEKELSEDIEPEQVTGCLALLKKGNLIEEQWRMPKPGDKPQKEYKTTYSRFRANFQCTMDDLGDLIHASVSTDEKLRDIVDVIEKEVRGGNKSLNDLARNHNVSPVFIKGLAKRLPNLDVKGQGLVFVEKPGE, from the coding sequence TTGACAGGACATATAAGAATCGTAAACGATCCAATTGATCTCGTTCCTCTTCTGATAACATTCAATAACCCTGAGTATAAGTTAATCTATGACAGGCTCAGTAAAAACTGGATGACAGAAAAAGAGCTTTCTGAGGATATTGAACCTGAGCAGGTTACCGGTTGTCTTGCACTGCTGAAGAAAGGAAACCTCATAGAAGAACAGTGGCGGATGCCCAAGCCGGGAGATAAGCCGCAGAAAGAATATAAGACAACATACAGCAGGTTCAGGGCGAACTTTCAGTGTACAATGGACGACCTCGGTGATCTGATCCATGCGTCAGTATCGACTGATGAGAAGTTGAGAGATATTGTAGATGTAATTGAAAAAGAAGTTCGCGGAGGCAACAAGTCATTAAATGATCTGGCAAGAAATCATAATGTCAGTCCGGTTTTCATCAAGGGGCTTGCAAAGCGTCTTCCGAACCTCGATGTAAAAGGACAGGGGCTGGTATTCGTTGAGAAACCTGGAGAATGA
- a CDS encoding DUF7839 domain-containing protein, with protein MRNLENDPLYIILRSKRESTKFQILVDIAENQPSVRQQEIAEKLGITPQAVSDYIRDLVDDGMVYSQGRGSYKITYKGVEWVLANAEALQSYAKHVTRDIIQQVSVWTAIADCEIKKGDSVGLFMRDGLLYASHSDQSAVGNAENNAVKGADVGVIDVKGIIDLKKGTVHICKIPRIQRGGSDSVSYEKLKEVLNDAGFIGVVGIESYIAVGKAGFKADAFFGAGDAVIDAAFHGLECAIVIVDEEFTDFLKRIETSELAYKMYDFVSS; from the coding sequence TTGAGAAACCTGGAGAATGATCCGTTATATATCATACTGAGAAGCAAGAGAGAATCAACAAAATTTCAGATCCTCGTGGATATTGCAGAGAACCAGCCGTCCGTCCGGCAGCAGGAGATCGCGGAAAAGCTTGGTATAACACCGCAGGCTGTATCTGACTATATCCGTGATCTTGTCGACGACGGCATGGTATATTCACAGGGCAGGGGCAGCTACAAGATCACGTATAAAGGGGTCGAGTGGGTCTTAGCCAATGCAGAGGCATTGCAGTCATATGCAAAGCATGTAACACGTGATATAATTCAGCAGGTCTCCGTATGGACTGCGATTGCCGATTGTGAAATAAAAAAGGGAGATTCTGTCGGTCTCTTTATGAGAGACGGTCTTCTGTATGCGTCCCACAGCGATCAGTCTGCGGTCGGTAATGCAGAGAATAATGCGGTGAAAGGCGCCGATGTGGGCGTTATAGATGTAAAAGGGATAATCGACCTGAAAAAAGGCACTGTTCATATATGCAAGATCCCGCGGATCCAGAGAGGCGGGTCGGATTCTGTATCATATGAAAAATTGAAAGAAGTGCTTAACGATGCCGGTTTTATTGGTGTTGTAGGGATTGAATCGTATATCGCCGTGGGAAAGGCGGGATTTAAGGCTGACGCATTCTTCGGTGCCGGCGACGCTGTGATCGATGCTGCGTTTCATGGCCTCGAATGTGCAATAGTTATTGTTGATGAGGAGTTTACGGACTTTCTTAAGAGGATAGAAACTTCAGAACTGGCATACAAAATGTACGATTTCGTATCCTCATGA
- a CDS encoding DEAD/DEAH box helicase — protein MRLVVNPQRGSYKIFFYDRNLVAGSGIVEIVRTGKGFRPKNYKYKPVEKRQYKNIPSKELISALRRSNIYMTVGDKNFESFLSDLQIPFKYLNACRTCLIEDRITPLKNKNSVRYGREKICLDCAKKELRRELGYLGGTGALSSAHLEKLLELYMDLNRVLGMVQPDRLDMSKTLFDRLEAHEIRKTSAIKDLPLPKRFKEHCGVENLMPVQQLSVEAGLLEGKDQLIVAATASGKTFIGEMAGVKNFLENRGNTLFLVPLVALANQKYSRFTKKYGFLDVSLKTGVSRLNIPETRVKANRSMDSAIIVGTYEGVDYMLRCGRTLGKIGTVVIDEVQNLEEPERGHRLDGLISRLKFVAPHAQFLYLSATIGFPHLLAEKLNSSLVEYMERPVPLERHLIFVNRGEKIKLIKRMVSTEYKTKSSKGFRGQTIVFTFSRSRCHDIADAIGEGKAAAYHAGLTAKERREVETKFEKGELSAVVTTAALAAGVDFPASQVIFDSLAMGIEWLTVQEFSQMMGRAGRPDFHDMGKVVVLAEPGASYSRDSKLTEEEVAINLLKGEMEEVSPVYNDEESSEELVANSVVCGGDIDNLERICASMVGEMIDILPVLKKRNFIKVSGNQVVMSPAARVMAEHFIGINTYDKILSLITVSDDPLEILAEIECDEPEKNQK, from the coding sequence ATGAGACTTGTCGTAAATCCCCAGAGAGGATCATATAAGATCTTTTTTTACGACCGGAATCTGGTTGCCGGATCGGGTATAGTTGAGATTGTCAGGACCGGAAAAGGATTCCGGCCGAAGAATTATAAATATAAACCTGTTGAAAAGCGGCAGTATAAAAATATCCCTTCAAAAGAGTTGATCTCGGCGCTTCGAAGATCGAATATCTACATGACTGTCGGCGATAAAAATTTTGAATCTTTTTTATCAGATCTCCAGATTCCGTTCAAATATTTAAACGCCTGCCGGACATGCCTTATCGAAGACCGGATCACTCCGCTGAAGAATAAGAATTCTGTTAGATATGGCAGAGAGAAGATCTGCCTGGACTGTGCAAAGAAGGAACTCAGGAGGGAGCTGGGGTATCTCGGCGGAACCGGTGCGCTCTCGTCCGCTCATCTTGAAAAGCTTCTTGAACTGTATATGGACTTAAACAGGGTCCTCGGAATGGTCCAGCCCGATCGCCTCGACATGTCGAAGACTCTGTTCGACAGGCTCGAGGCGCACGAGATAAGGAAAACTTCTGCGATAAAGGACCTGCCTCTACCCAAGCGTTTCAAAGAGCATTGCGGTGTCGAGAACCTGATGCCGGTCCAGCAGCTGTCGGTTGAAGCCGGACTGCTGGAAGGAAAGGATCAGCTTATCGTGGCTGCTACTGCGAGCGGAAAGACTTTCATCGGGGAGATGGCAGGCGTGAAGAATTTTCTGGAGAACAGGGGGAATACTCTCTTTCTCGTTCCGCTTGTGGCCCTTGCCAACCAGAAATATTCACGCTTCACGAAAAAATACGGATTTCTTGATGTCTCGCTGAAGACCGGGGTTTCGAGGCTCAACATTCCCGAGACACGTGTGAAAGCGAACCGCAGCATGGACTCCGCGATAATTGTCGGGACATACGAGGGCGTGGATTATATGCTCAGGTGCGGCAGGACCCTCGGAAAGATCGGGACAGTGGTTATAGACGAAGTCCAGAACCTTGAGGAGCCCGAAAGAGGGCACAGGCTTGACGGTCTTATATCGAGGCTGAAGTTCGTTGCTCCCCATGCCCAGTTCCTCTATCTCAGTGCAACCATAGGGTTCCCGCACCTGCTTGCAGAAAAACTCAACTCAAGTCTTGTTGAGTATATGGAGCGGCCGGTTCCACTTGAAAGGCACCTGATATTCGTCAACAGGGGAGAGAAAATAAAACTCATCAAAAGAATGGTGTCGACCGAGTACAAGACTAAGTCTTCGAAAGGTTTTCGAGGGCAGACAATTGTCTTTACATTCTCCCGTTCGCGCTGCCATGATATTGCGGACGCAATAGGCGAAGGAAAGGCTGCGGCGTACCATGCAGGTCTGACTGCAAAAGAGAGGCGCGAGGTCGAGACAAAATTCGAGAAGGGCGAGCTCTCGGCTGTGGTGACTACGGCGGCTCTTGCGGCCGGTGTGGACTTTCCTGCTTCCCAGGTGATCTTCGATTCGCTTGCGATGGGAATTGAATGGCTGACTGTTCAGGAGTTTTCCCAGATGATGGGCCGTGCAGGGAGGCCAGATTTTCATGATATGGGTAAGGTTGTAGTTCTTGCTGAGCCTGGTGCGTCGTATTCGCGTGATTCGAAACTGACGGAAGAAGAGGTTGCCATAAATCTCCTGAAGGGGGAGATGGAGGAGGTGTCCCCGGTTTACAATGACGAGGAGTCTTCCGAAGAACTGGTTGCGAACTCTGTCGTATGCGGCGGAGATATTGACAATCTCGAGCGGATCTGTGCATCGATGGTTGGAGAGATGATCGATATCCTGCCTGTACTAAAGAAAAGGAATTTCATTAAGGTGAGCGGTAACCAAGTCGTTATGTCCCCTGCTGCCAGGGTTATGGCAGAGCATTTCATAGGGATAAATACGTATGACAAGATCCTCTCGCTCATAACGGTTTCAGACGACCCGCTGGAGATTCTTGCAGAGATCGAATGCGATGAACCTGAGAAGAATCAAAAATAA
- a CDS encoding rubredoxin, translating into MKVWKCKKCGYVYNPEVGDHESGISKGTAFEDLPDTWVCPRCGAKKNMFVAMEI; encoded by the coding sequence ATGAAAGTTTGGAAATGCAAAAAATGCGGATATGTATATAACCCCGAGGTAGGTGACCATGAGTCGGGAATTTCAAAGGGAACAGCGTTTGAAGATCTCCCCGATACGTGGGTATGCCCGAGATGCGGTGCTAAAAAGAATATGTTTGTAGCCATGGAGATTTAA
- a CDS encoding rubredoxin, whose product MAETKMKCSICGHVYDSKKGDVGVDKDTDFSDVPADWKCPVCGAAKSAFFKID is encoded by the coding sequence ATGGCTGAAACCAAAATGAAATGCTCCATATGCGGGCATGTATATGATTCAAAGAAAGGAGATGTAGGTGTAGACAAGGATACGGATTTTTCCGATGTTCCCGCCGACTGGAAATGTCCGGTATGCGGGGCGGCGAAGTCTGCGTTTTTTAAAATAGATTAA